In the Treponema maltophilum ATCC 51939 genome, TTACTACCGCACGCGAAAAGCATGCCGGATTTTCCGCGTCGAAGGCGGGAACGACGGCATGGCTCATAAGCACGCCCGCAAAAGGAAAGGGATCGGCCGCCGGGATTTCAAAATCCCGCACTTCGGCAAGCGAGGAAATAAGAGAAGCAAAGGGCAACACGTACAATTCCCGTATATCCGCTTCGCTTCCTTCCAATACGGGAAGCGTGCGGTGAGGATCCTCGTTCGAGTTGCCGGGGAAATGCTTTAAAACGCAAAAGATGCCGCCCTTATTAAAAGCACGCACAAAGGCCGAAGCGTAAACTTCAACCTGTTCGGCCGAACCGAAACTGCGCCTGCCCAAAAAGGCTGCGTTGTGTTCGCCCGCAGTTTCGACGACCGGAGCAAAGTTTACGTGAATGCCGAGGGCGGCAAGCTGATACGCCGCGTACAAATACAGCTCTTCGGCCTTTTCGGGACCGAGCAAGCGGGCGACCGCTTCGGCCGACGGCAGCGGACTTGCAATGCCGCGCAGACGGTTCACTTCCCCGCCTTCGTGATCTATCGCAAAAAAGGGCGGAAGACATTCACCCTTTCCCGCATATTTTTCCGTGCATTTTTGCGTATGCTGTGCCGCATAAAAGTTTCGGGTCGAATCGGTAAGCGCGATTATCTGTTCCGGCTTTCCGGTAAAGTTGCGGGCAAATAAAATATAACCGCCCGGCGGAATATCGTACGAAACGGCGGAAGCCGAAGAGACGGTACCGTCGACCGACACGATAAAAAGCTGACACAGTTTTTCTTCAAGGCTTAAAGAACCGATAAGGCGATCAAAAGCCGCTTCGATTTTATCGCGTTCGGCTTTAAGCGTATCGGAGTTTGCGCGGGCGGAACAAGAGCAGATCGGAAGCAAAAACAAACCGCAGCAAAAAATCAATAAAATAAGCGGCGGTAAAAACGAAGGGAAAAATTTTCGGCGCAGCCGACGGAAACCGACTTTCATTTTCGATTACAGCAGCGCAAGGGTAAAAAACGGAATATAGGTAACAAGCATAAGCACGATAAACTGCACGAGTAAAAAAGGCAGGATTCCTTTTATGACTTTTACCATCGGCGTTTCGAACGCGTACGACGCGATAAACAAATCCATTCCGACCGGCGGCGTTAAAAAACCGAGCTGCATGTTCATTAAAAAGATAACGCCCGTGTGCACGGGATGTATGCCGAAGGATTCGGCGATCGGAATAATGAGCGGCGAAACAATCAATATGGCCGAATATACGTCCATAAGGCACCCGGCTATGAGCAGAACGCAGTTGAGCAACAATAAAAACACATATTTCGAGCCGACAAAGGTAAGCACGAAGTCGGACAACACGGCCGGAATATTCGCATCGAGCAAAAAGTACGAAAGGCCGCGCGCGGCACCGAAAATCGCGAGTACGCCGCCGGTAACGGGAAGCGCTTCGACAATGAGGCTGAATGCTTCTTTAAACGTATAATCTTTGCGCACCCAAATTCCGACGGCGGCCGCGTACAAAACGGCAAAAGACGCCGCTTGGAACAGCGAAAAAAAGCCGCCGAAATAACCGGCAATAATAAAAACGGGAAGCAAAAGTTCGAAAGCGGCGTGCTTTAAAGCTTTGAGCGCTTCGCGAAACGAAAACGGAACGCGTTTTGAATCTTTATCGAAAAAAATGCCGAGCGCAATCATAGCCGCCGCCAAAATGCAGCCGGGAATAACCGCGCCTTTAAACAAATCGAACACGTCGACGGAAAAATAATTCGTCGTTCCGTACATGATAACGGCAAGGCTCGGCGGGAACAAAAGTCCCAAAGCGCCCGACGCCGTAATGAGCGCTTGCGAACGATCTTTTGCGTATCCGGAACCGGTAAGCACTATGGTCAATAAAGAGCCGAGCGCCAAAACGGTAACGCCCGATACGCCCGTAAAAGTGGTAAAAAAGGTCGTAACGACGACGGCCGCGATAATAAAGCCGCCGCGGAACCAGCCGAACAGCGTTTTAAAGACGTCAACTAAGCGCCGTCCCGCACTTCCCTTCGATAAAATATAACCGGCCATCGTAAAAAGCGGAATTGCGGCTATGCTTTTATCGGTTAAGATACCGTACGCTTCGAGGGAAAGCATTTCCACATAGCCGCCGCCCTGAGAAAAAGCAACATAGGCGACGGCGCTTATAACGACAAAAAGCGGCACGCCCAAAAAGGCAAAGGCGACAATCAGTAAAACCAAAAACGGAAAAAAACGCGCCGAAACGCCGAGCCAAAAGCTGCCCAATGCGGAAAGCAATGCGGGTTCTTCCATCTTAAAAAGATAATACAATACGCCGCTTATCGGCCCTGCGGAAATAGCGCATCCGAGCAAAACACCCAAAACGGAAAACACGAGCATCTTTTTGTGCGCAAGGCTCGAAAAAAGCATAAGAACATACGAAACCGGTAATAAGGCAAAAACGGCTTGGAGCGGGACGCCCCATACCTTGTCGGCGGGCGTAAAGACGGCAAACAATTCCGAGAACGACGAAAAAAAGAGGGCCAAAAGTACGGCCGGAATAAACACGGCCTTTAAAGCATCCGCGGTCTTTTTTACCGGAACCGGAGCGAATTCATCGACGGCGGCTATACATATGTGCTTGTGAGCGCGCCACGTGATAATCGACGTAAAGCAGGCAAACAAAAAAACAAGGTTGACCGTCGCGCCTTCGGCACCTAAAAGCGGAATACGAAAGAAGCGTTCGGTTATAAGTTGAATAAGGGGCAAAATGCATAAAAAAATCAGTAAAAAAACCGAAACCGTATTTTCAATTTTTTCAAAAATACCGTTTTGTTTATCGGGCATGAGTTTTCCTGTATTGTTCCAAAAGCAGGCTTATCTTTTTATAAAAGGGACCGTTGATAACCGAGTCGGGCGTGTTCGCCATTTTTTCGGCGTCTTTTTTAAAAGAATCTTCCCACAACTTAATTTCGGCAGCACTCAGTTTTACAAGCGTACAGCCCTCGGCACGCATTTTATCGAGATATTCGCGGTCGGATTTCTGCTGAACCGAAATAAACTTGCCCTGAGCATTACGCACGGCTTGTTTTAACTGCGCTTTGTATGCGTCGGGAATAGCCTTCCACGTATCGGAAGAAACGATAAAAGCCGACATAATCGGATTCAGCGGAACGTCGATAATATACGGAAGCCCCGTGTAGTAGGTCGTCGCATACGCATACATCGGAATACAATAGGCAACCTTTATGCCGTTTGTGCTTTTTATGCTTTGAAGCATTTTTTCGCCCGGAACGTCTTCCATCGTAAAGCCGGCCGATTTAAAAGCCGCCATTAAGCCGGGCGACGAGATACCGGAAAATCCCATTTTCGCTTTTTTCAGTTCGTCGGGCGTCCTGATTTCGGTTTTTGTAAAAAAGTTCGCCCAGCCGACGTTAAACCATCCCAAAAATTCAAAACCCGCATCTTTGATGGCTTTTTCTATCTCCGGACTCATAGCATCGAGGACGTACGACAATTCATCCTGATTTCTGAAAAGGAAGGGGACGGTAAGCGTCAGCGCATGAGAGGCGGGTGTAAGCTCGTACACGCCGATGTTCGTAAATACGGCACCGTCGATCGGGCTTTTTTGACCGGGACGCAGCGCTTTCATTTTTCTGATAACGCCGCCTTCGCCGCCTAAAGCGCTTGCGGTATAGAATTTCAATTCAACCTGTCCGCCTGTTATGCGCGACC is a window encoding:
- a CDS encoding TRAP transporter large permease subunit, whose translation is MPDKQNGIFEKIENTVSVFLLIFLCILPLIQLITERFFRIPLLGAEGATVNLVFLFACFTSIITWRAHKHICIAAVDEFAPVPVKKTADALKAVFIPAVLLALFFSSFSELFAVFTPADKVWGVPLQAVFALLPVSYVLMLFSSLAHKKMLVFSVLGVLLGCAISAGPISGVLYYLFKMEEPALLSALGSFWLGVSARFFPFLVLLIVAFAFLGVPLFVVISAVAYVAFSQGGGYVEMLSLEAYGILTDKSIAAIPLFTMAGYILSKGSAGRRLVDVFKTLFGWFRGGFIIAAVVVTTFFTTFTGVSGVTVLALGSLLTIVLTGSGYAKDRSQALITASGALGLLFPPSLAVIMYGTTNYFSVDVFDLFKGAVIPGCILAAAMIALGIFFDKDSKRVPFSFREALKALKHAAFELLLPVFIIAGYFGGFFSLFQAASFAVLYAAAVGIWVRKDYTFKEAFSLIVEALPVTGGVLAIFGAARGLSYFLLDANIPAVLSDFVLTFVGSKYVFLLLLNCVLLIAGCLMDVYSAILIVSPLIIPIAESFGIHPVHTGVIFLMNMQLGFLTPPVGMDLFIASYAFETPMVKVIKGILPFLLVQFIVLMLVTYIPFFTLALL
- the dctP gene encoding TRAP transporter substrate-binding protein DctP, with product MKIKLFCISMFLCACSFVICAQTITVKMASVAPARSAWDTEQKALAQEWSRITGGQVELKFYTASALGGEGGVIRKMKALRPGQKSPIDGAVFTNIGVYELTPASHALTLTVPFLFRNQDELSYVLDAMSPEIEKAIKDAGFEFLGWFNVGWANFFTKTEIRTPDELKKAKMGFSGISSPGLMAAFKSAGFTMEDVPGEKMLQSIKSTNGIKVAYCIPMYAYATTYYTGLPYIIDVPLNPIMSAFIVSSDTWKAIPDAYKAQLKQAVRNAQGKFISVQQKSDREYLDKMRAEGCTLVKLSAAEIKLWEDSFKKDAEKMANTPDSVINGPFYKKISLLLEQYRKTHAR
- a CDS encoding glycoside hydrolase family 3 N-terminal domain-containing protein, with the protein product MKVGFRRLRRKFFPSFLPPLILLIFCCGLFLLPICSCSARANSDTLKAERDKIEAAFDRLIGSLSLEEKLCQLFIVSVDGTVSSASAVSYDIPPGGYILFARNFTGKPEQIIALTDSTRNFYAAQHTQKCTEKYAGKGECLPPFFAIDHEGGEVNRLRGIASPLPSAEAVARLLGPEKAEELYLYAAYQLAALGIHVNFAPVVETAGEHNAAFLGRRSFGSAEQVEVYASAFVRAFNKGGIFCVLKHFPGNSNEDPHRTLPVLEGSEADIRELYVLPFASLISSLAEVRDFEIPAADPFPFAGVLMSHAVVPAFDAENPACFSRAVVTDLLKNELHFDGLIFSDDLYMLDGKLFSVADCVIKALRSGVHMCMLSRPVYKDIVSELTEKIGNDSELQTITDEALRRILKAKLRMGLLKLEPTEDGEYALVPAQFNEAEEDASLRLQNSLEKFRDAKQKGDALYYEYWSK